The genomic stretch ACAGGGGGTATGGCGGCTATTATAATTCCAAGATAGGGGATGAATCCCAATGCAAATGTTAGTAACCCCCAGAGAACTGCAAAGTTAATATCAAAGACAAAAAGAATGGCTGAAACACCTATGCCATAAATGAAGTTTACTTTTGCTCTGATTATAAAGTAGGTGATGTTAGCTTCAACAATATCAAATATCTTAGTTAGAGTAGGATTATCAGCACCTAACCCCTTAACAAGTCTTTCTTTTATCAGTGGAAGCTCATAGACCAGGAATATAACTGCAAAAAGAATGAAAGTTCCAGTGGCAATAAGCCCGGCAATATTCTCTATGGGTATATTAGTGACAATGAATTTTATTATTTCATTTCCATATTGAGCCAGAATACCCGAAGAGTTTATAGTGAAATCAGGCAGTTCTTTTACCAATTGGACTAGTGAAACCATGAGAAACCATAAAATTGCAAACCCCAAAGCCAATGTTCCAACCAAGGTTACTATCACAGACTGGTTGTAGGAAAGGCCTTTTTTCTTAAGCCACATTAAAACAGGATATATAATTATAGCAAGGAATATTGAAAGTAATATAGGTCCTAAAATCTCAGAACTATATTTCAATCCTATAACTGCAAGAAAAATAAATGCTATTAACATAATTTGCCGCGTGTAAGACGGTGTTTTTAAATCCAACATTGTTATCATCAACCATTATTTGATTTATTCCCTAACTTTAACTTTGTTCAACTAACTTTAAACATTGTTCTACCGACTCTTTTATTGTTTTACACCCCTAAGCTAATCTAAACCGAATATGATCAAAGTAATTGTAAATATAATTATGCATTCTATAATTGATTAATTTTTTGGCTGGTTTGATTATTTGATCAATTTATTTTTGAGTTTCTTTCATTAAATCTGATAATTAGTAAAGAATAAAGTTATTTCCTGATTTATTAACCAAAATTCAATGAAAAATAATTAACAAAAAAAAGATTTTTTTTCTTAAAGAAATATAAAAGATTTAAGTGGGTGTTTCACGTTTTAAAAACAGTGAAAGAACAAAAACCACCCCAAGCACCACAGCACCTATTAAGAATGCAAAATCCACACCAGATACCAGTGCCTGGACCTGTTGCGTGGCAGTTGGATTAACAAGATTCTGAAGGTAGTTGTTCTGGCCGAATGACATGAAACTAACAAATAGAGCAGAACCAATTGCACCACCAACCTGCTGTAATGTAGTCATTATTGCTGAACCTGAAGCATAAGACTGGGGAGGTAGGTTACCCAGGGTGTGTGTCTGGTTGGCTGCCATTACAAGGCCGGTTCCTATGAAAAAACAAATTAATAGAAGCACAATTACTGTAAGGAACGTTGAAACTGAAAGAAATGAAAATAGCACCATAGAAATACACATGATAGCAAGCCCAGAACTAATTACCAGCTTTGGACCATGCCCATCATAGATACGACCAGAAACAAGAGATAAAACACAATTCAAAATACCTCCCGGCAGCAGTACAAGACTGGCTATGAATGATGTGATTCCAAGGGCACTCTGCAAGTATATAGGTAGTATAATCACCATTGCGAATACTATCATCACATTTGTCATGGTAATTATAATTCCCATGCTGAAGAAAGGATATTTAAACGTGCGAAGGTCCAGTATAGGATGTTCTATTGTTAACTGACGTATTGCGAATATTACAAGACTGATTATGCCCACAATTAAAGGAATTATTACACTCAGACTTAATCCATTATCTCCCATACCACCCAAACTAATTACTACTCCTCCAAACCCGATTGCAGCAAGAATTACTGAGAAAAAATCGAGTTTAGGACGACCTACTTCCGTTACATTAGTTAAAAAAGATATTCCAGCAATTGCTATAACTATAAAACAGACAAATACCAGCACAAAAAACCAGTGCCAATCCACATATCCCATTATAAAACCCATAATCACAGGTGCTATCGTAGGAGCGAACATTACCACCAATGTCACCATTCCCATGGTTGCTCCTCTTCTTTCAGGGGGGATCAAAATGAGTACCGTGTTAAATACTAATGGTACAATTATACCTGTTCCAATTGCCTGTATCACACGTCCAGCAAACAGAACTGAAAAATTTGGTGAAAAAAATGCCAAAATTGTTCCTGCAATTAAAAAGCCCATTGAAGCTAGGAATAATTTTCTTGTTGAAAACCTCTCTATAAGAAAGGCACTGATAAGGAACACAATACCTGAAACATAAACATAAATTGTGGTCAACCACTGCACAGTTCCAGCTGAAATATGAAATTGTGCCATTATATGTGGAAATGCTATGTTTAAAGCAGTTTCATTTAGCATTGACATGAATCCACCAACCAAAAGTAGGATTAAGATACGTTGGGTGGTGCTTTTACTGGGTTTAATTTTTTTAATAGTGTAGTTTTCATTTTGAGTTGATGACATCCTTAAATACTCCTTATAAAAATTTAAATAGAACTGTTATAGCAAACAACATAATATGACAAATTTTAGATAAAATTCTCAGGCACAAACAAGTCTAATATAAATTCTATAATATTAGAGAGTCTAACACAAATTCCTAAATTAAACAATAGTTTGATACATGTTTTTGCAATATTAGACCGGTCTATATAATAATTAATTAATTAATAATTTATTGATTTTTTATAGGTTAATAGAAGGATTTTTTTAATGGTTTAATACAAAGGGGATCTGTTCTGCAATCTGGAGAATGGGTGCGTCACTTTCGGTTGTTAAAGACATGATTATGGCCCCTTCAACCATGGATTGAATAACCATTCCAAGGGCCTCTGCCTTTTCTTTGTTGAAACCTCCCCCCACCAGTTTCTCAGTGTAAACATTTTGCCAAGTTTTATAGGCAGATTCGCATGCTCTTCTTAATGTTTCATTGGAGGAATAGGTTTCCAATGCAATTAAATTAACAGAAACCTTTTTGGTACTTTTAATGGAATGTTTCTCGTCTTTTTCAGAATTTGAATTGTCTGCAATCTGTTCAATGGATTTTTTGATGGATTCGACAGGGTCATCAATTTTTGCCAGCCCCTCCCTTATTGTTTTTTCAACAAAGACATTTGTTAGATTAATACATTCTAAAGCAAGTTCTTCTTTCCCCTTGGGAAAATAATAATATAAAGAACCTTTAGGGGCGTTACTTTCTTTTAAAATCTGATTCAAACCGGTTGCATGATATCCTTGCAGTTGGAAAAGGCGCGTGGCAGCGTTAATTATCCTTTCCCTTGTATTGATTTCTTCACCCATGTTAACCAAACCAAATTATAATGACCGGTCTATATATGTCCTGTTCTTATTTAGTTTATAGTTATATTTAAAGGTGATGTTGTGATATGATTATTCAAAAAAAATCACTTAAAAAATTTAAACATGTCTAATATATATTATTATTTATGATTAAATATAGGGAAGCCAAAATTGAAAAGTATACATAATTTCAAGAAAAAAATGAATAACACTTAGCCTTATAATAACAATTAATGCGACGTCCGGGATTTGAACCCGGGTTGTAGGCTTGGGAAGCCCAAGTCTTAACCATGCTGGACTAACGTCGCTAATTATGATTTTCAGTTCTTCTTATTTAAAATTTTTCCAGTTCTTTCTTAATTCTAATTAAAAATTTCGTCACTAATTTCCATAATAGAGCTTCGGATCCTAAAAAGTTAAGTGCTCCGTAGGGGATTCGAACCCTGTAATCGGATGGAGAGTCAGATAGGATTGCCTACTACCTCAACGGAGCTACTATTTACCCATGTTACCTGAAAGCTTTACTTTGATGTAATTGAATAAACCATTATTTTGTTATGGAACATTTAATATCTAATTACCACTTTTTCCAAAGAAAATTAGAAATAATTATTTAAATCATCAAACCAAACTATCCACTGATAATTGTTTAATGTTCTGAGTAATCAGAGTTTACACTGCCATACTAAAACTAATAAATAAAGTGAGCGTCTAGCGATGTTAAGAGATCTTCTTATTGATAAAGAACTGTTTAAAACCCTTAGAGAGAAGTCTCTGGAATCTGATGAGGGTGGAGTGAATACCACGGAAGAGGTTGAACTCCTGGAGAAAGCGGTCTTTAATAAATTGAAAAAGAAGAGAAGTGTTAAAAAGTACAAGAAATTAGGGGTCAGTAAAGGGGACCTTAAGGAAATAATCCAACTGGCAGACATCCTCAGCTTAGATGCCTTGGGCGGGCCATCAAACTATGAACTGGCCAAAGAACATCAAGAATGGTGCACCATTTGTGGACTATGCTGCAGGGAATCTGAATCCATTTTCATACACAAGGATGAACTCAACATACTCCTCACTTTCAACCCGGAACTGGAGAAGGGAATTATACACAACAAACTCTACCCAGAACACTTCGAACTCAAGGATATTCGACCCTGCAAATTTATTGATGATAAGACCAACAAGTGCGGGATATACGACTCAAGGCCACAGGTCTGCCGGAGTTACCCTCTGGTACTCATTGAATCAAATGGTAAAGCCAAAAACATTATTAATCTACGTTACAAATGCAATTATTCCGTGAATTTGATCCTGGAAAAGTCAATGATACTCTTTGATGACGCTATCAGGAGACTGGAAGAGAAGAAGTAATTGGTGGGCCTTTAACAACTTGTAACCGGTAATGAGATTAATATTCAAAATATTTCTTTTAATTTACATACGTTTATTCCCCCACCCAAAAAAATAAATCCAATCAACACTAAGATAAATAATAGTAATAATTGGGGGGATTTATAAATGGCTGAAACATGCATGAGTGAAAGTGAAGTAGAATTGTTCGTTGAAAACTTCAAAGGAATGTTGTGGGATGACTTAGATGATGCCTTGAGTTGTATGTCCAAAGAAGATATGGCTGCAGTAATAAAGGCTTTGAAAAAACGTTTCGGTTAAATTGAAATATATTACTACTTTTTTTTAAAATTTATCCCCATCCCCTAAAAAATCGTCTTCCCTGCATTTTTAAGATTATTATGAATAATCACATAATATTGTTCAATTATATTTAATTTGATTTTATTATAGCATAATATCATCATTAACTTAACAGTATCACATTATAACAAACTTTATATAAAATGATGTTCAATTGAGAATCGGAAGTATGCTTCCGTTTTCCAATATTTAGAATTGATTAAAATTCAGTTAAATAAGAACTAAAAGTAATAAAACAGCTGAAGAATGAAAAATGAGGATGTCCTTTTATGAATAAGATTAGATACGTTCAGAGAGATTGCAAAGACAAAGAGAAAATTGAAAAGTTCCTAATCGAGACCAGGACCGGTGTAATTGGAATGAATGGTGATGATTTTCCATATGCTGTTCCTGTGAACTTCGTATGGTATGATGGTTCTATATTTTTCCATGGTATGGGTTCTGGGAAAAAGGTAGACCTCCTTTCATCAGAACCACCAGTTTGCTTTACAGTTTATGAAGAATATGGAACAGTGACCGATCCAATGCCCTGCCATGCTGACACTTCCTACATGAGCGTCATGATTTTTGGAAAAGTGGAGAAGGTTGTTGATTTTGAAGAGGCAGCTTCAGCTCTTCAGAGACTGGTTGAAAAATACACCCCTGGTTATTACAAGAAGCCCTTAACCAGCAAGCTGATTGAAAGTTATCGATCCTCCTTTGATGATAAAGCGGTTTCTGTCTATCGGTTAACACCTGAAGATATGACAGCAAAAGAAAACCAGGCAAATGAAACCGAACTTTTCAAAAATGAATGAACGTATGAATTGGATATGAGGATGTTGTTTCCACTGTGTGGATATGAGGATGTTGTTTCCACTGGGTGCGGCATCTATCATTATCTAATTACAGAAATCTAAAAACAGATATCTTAAGAAGTAAAAATTATCAAAAAAAAGTTTAATTTCTAAAAAATGTTTATTTTATCAATATCCTCTGGGGATTGGTGTAAATATTGAACCGGTTTCCCCTTAAAAATCCGATCATGGTTATTCCGGCCTTAAAAGCCACAGAGTAACCGGATGAAGTTGGTGCGGCATTGGATGCAATTATGGGAACTCCCACCCTAGCCAGTTTTATCATCATATCCGCAGGCATCCGGCCACTGTAAACCATGAAGGCCTGTGAAAAATCAACATTTTCCAGTGCAGCAGCCCCTATAACTTTATCAGCAGCCACATGACGACTGACATCTTCACGGGAAATGAATTTACCATGATAAACCATACCCGCAACATGTGCTCCACCAGTATTCTGCCATACACTGGCTTCATCCCTTAATTTTTCCATTACCTGAAATATTTCATTAGAGGATACGGTGTACTCGGATTCCACCCGGTTGATGGTTTCTATTTTATATCTCCACCCACCGAAACAGTCCGAGCCCACAACCAGATCCTTTATATCAAAATCTGCCAGGTCGATCTCCATGTTAATATTCAGTCCATCAATTTCTATCTTTTTTATACCATCAATACTTGCAACCAGGCCTTCACCCAGAAGGTAGCCAGTGGCAAATTCTTCCAGGGCCTCCGGGCTAATGGAAAAGCTCCGTGAGAATTTTTCATTGATAATCAGATTAACCTGTTCATCAATTACAATTTCATCCTCCCCCGTCGTTAAAAAGGGTTTTTTAGGCTGATCAGAGGTTTTACCAGAGTAATTGTGAGGAGAGACCTCACTGTAACGTTGTATAGGAACTATTTCAGTCATTCCACTGACACTGATGGGGGTTCTCAATGTTTCAACAGCTTCTTTAATGGCTTCAACCGCCAGATCAACATCTTCAAATGTATTCTCCTTACCCAGTGTCACTCTGAGGGAACCATTGGCATCTTCCTCATCCAGCCCCATGGCCAGCAGGACATGGGAGGGTTCCACCTTCTTGGTGGAACAGGCTGACCCGGTTGAAGCATCCACTCCATTAACGTCCATTAGGAAGGTTAAAGGTTCTTCCCTAACGTTTTTAAAACTGAAATGTGCATTACCCGGTAATCTTTTAAGTGGGTGGCCATTTAACTGTACGTCATCACTTCCTTCCAGAACTCCCTGATAAGTCTCTCCCTTAATTGGGTAATATACGCCCTGTTCCGTTCAAGATTTTCATCTGCCACCACTGGTGAAGTACACTTCTTCGGGTTTGGCACCGATGAGCGATGCCACCTGTTTCCGGGCATTTTCCATGGCTTTTTTAGCCTGACGACCTAGCAAATAGAGGGTGGATGGACTACCAAAGTAATCTTTAAAATAGGGTTCCATTGCTCCCCACACCTCTGGGTCAAGGGGAGATGTGGCGGAATGATCTTGGTAAACCAATTTCTTGTAAGGTGGATGTCGGGTCATGTGCAGGGATTTAAATATTTACTGATGATAGAATATCTGGATGATACACTATCTGGACTAATTTTAGTCAGATTTATTTAGGATATGTTTTTAAAAAAATAGATTTATTCTGAGGTTTCATCCTCAGAAGATTCTCCTGCCTGTTTCTTTTTGTAGTCTTCAATGGCTGCTTGTAGTGCATCTGCTGCCAGGTTGGAGCAGTGCATCTTCACTGGTGGCAGTCCTTCCAGTTCTTCGGCCACATCATCCCTGGTGATCTTCAATGCTTCGTCTAGTGTTTTTCCAATGGCCATCTCAGTGATCATGCTGCTGGTGGCTATTGCTGCTCCGCAACCGAATGTTTTGAATTTTATATCGGTTATAACATCATCTTCTACTTTGATGTAAATGGTCATCAGATCCCCACAAACTGGGTTTCCCTCACTTCCCACACCACTGGCATCGGGTATTTCACCTACATTCCGGGGGTTGGAAAAATGGTCCATTACTTTTTCACTGTACATATTCCATCACCTGCTTATTCTATTTTTTAAGCTTTTTTTTTAAGCTTTTTTTATTATTACTCTTCTTTGGCTGGACACCAAAGTGGAGACATACTTCTTAATCTTTCAACAACTTCACCAATGGCAGTAATAGTATAATCAATATCTTCAGGAGTGTTTTCAGTGCCCAGGCTTATGCGGAGTGATCCATGGGCATCAACTTCCTTGAGTCCTATGGCCATCAGGACATGGGATGGTTCCAGTTTTTTGGATGAGCATGCAGAACCAGTAGAAGCATTGATTCCCTTTGCATCCAGTTGCAGTATCAGTGATTCTCCTTCGATACTGCTGAAGCGGAAGTTGGCATTATTGGGGAGTCTTTTGGTGGGGTGTCCGTTGAGGTAGGATTGTTCAATGGTCTCCAGGACTCCTTTTATTAATCTGTCCCGGAGTGAGGTTACGTATTCAATGTTCTGTTCCAGGTTTTCTTCTGCCAGCTGGCAGGCCTTACCCAGTCCCACAATTCCCGGTACATTCTCAGTTCCAGGACGCATTCCCCTCTCGTGGCCTCCGCCGTGGAGTAATGGATCAACCCTTACTCCCTTCTTGATGTACAGGGCTCCAATCCCTTTGGGACCGTATAGTTTATGGGCAGATATGGATAACATATCCACATTCATGTCCTCCACGTTGACTGGTATTTTACCCACGCTCTGCACTGCATCAGTGTGGAAGTAAATTCCCTTTTCCCGGGCCAGGGCACCGATCTCTTTAATGGGCTGGATAGTGCCTATTTCATTGTTAGCGTGCATCACTGTGATTAGAATAGTTTTATCAGTGATTGCTTCTTCCATATCAGACACTTTCACTATACCTTCTTCTCCCACCGGGAGGTATGTAACTGTGTATCCGTTTTTTTCCAGATATTTACAGGTTTCTTCCACTGCAGGGTGTTCTATGTCACTGGTGATGATATGGTTACCCTTGTTTTTAAGTCGGCTGGCAGTTCCCTTGATTGCTATGTTATCTGATTCTGTGCCTCCACTGGTGAAGTACACTTCTTCTGGTTTAGCACCAATAAGTGATGCAACCTGTTTTCTACCGTTTTCCATGGCAGTTCTGGCTTCCCTTCCCAGAGCGTATAAAGTGGAGGCATTTCCAAAAGATTCTGTGAAGTAAGGTAACATGGCCTCCAGGACTTCCGGTTTAACGGGTGATGTTGCAGAATGATCCATATAACTCATTATATCACCTTATTTTTTTTATTAATTCTGAATAACCTTTATTAATATTGAATAATACTGAAAATTTTCTATCAATTATTTTATATGAGTCCTTAAAATTCTTAATATTTGTCCCCTCTTAATAATTGTCCAGTTTAATATTTGTCCCCGGCAATGAGGGTGCTAATGTGGTCTGTGGTTATGAGACCTAAGACATTCCCATGATCATTGACCACTGGCAGTGAAGATATGTTATGTTTTCTCATCTTCCGTGCAGCTAATTCAATTGGGTCCTGTGGCAAGGCAGTTACAACATCACGGGTCATGATTTCGTCCAGTTTATCATATTTAAGAGCGACTGCTTTGGAAATATCCCATGCTGTAACTATTCCCAGCATTCTATAATCTTCTGAGACCACTGGTAGGTGGGTGACTTTCTCATCCAGCATTAACTCTGCTGCTTCTTCAATACTGGAATCTTCGGTTATGGTGGCTGCATTGAGGGTCATTACATCCACTACCAGTGTTTCACTGTAAAATCCGTTTATAATATAACTTAACTGTCCTGCCTCCAGTAGGAATGCATCATGACCATAGCTGGATTTGATCTGGCAGTAACTGACATCCACTTCATTGGCAGTTAAGGCCATTACTATTTCTTTAGACTCAGCTGGCGTGTAAAGCCAGTCTGAATCAACTGATATTACCAGCACTCTGGCCTTGACATTTTTGAATGCCTCGGATAATGATACTGTTCCGTTTTCTGTCAGATCAAAATAGTCAATGGCTTTAGAAATGTAGAGATATGAATTGGCATCGAATCTCTTGGTGAAGGTGTCTCCCTGGTAGTGGAGGTAACTTTCCACCTCAAAGTCTGTGGAAAAATCAAAACTGTACTCTTCTTTGTCCTGGAGTCTTCTTCCGAATTTCTCATACATTGATTCGTTACTGAGGTAGGTTATGTGGCCGATCATACGGGCCAGTGACAATCCACTATCCGGAAATTCTCCTTCATAATAATTACCTTCATTCCAGTGGGGGTCACTGATTATGGCTCTTCTTCCCACTTCATTGAAGGCTATTTGTTGGGGTGATGAATAGGATGTGGTGGCAATGGGTATGGCTGATCGGACCATGTCCGGGTAGGATACACACCACTGGAGGACCTGCATGCCACCCATGGATCCACCTACCACTGAGAATAGTTGTTTAATTTGGAGGTGGTCAATTAATTTTTTCTGGGCTTTTACCATGTCTTTGATGGTGATGATAGGGAATTCTAATGCGTATTGTTTCCTGGTTTCTGGATTTTGCGATGAGGGTCCGGTTGATCCCTGGCATCCTCCCAGTACATTGGAGCAGATGATGAAGTATCGATCGGTATCCAGGCATTTGCCAGGGCCGATTATATTATCCCACCAG from Methanobacterium sp. Maddingley MBC34 encodes the following:
- a CDS encoding putative permease (PFAM: Domain of unknown function DUF20), yielding MLDLKTPSYTRQIMLIAFIFLAVIGLKYSSEILGPILLSIFLAIIIYPVLMWLKKKGLSYNQSVIVTLVGTLALGFAILWFLMVSLVQLVKELPDFTINSSGILAQYGNEIIKFIVTNIPIENIAGLIATGTFILFAVIFLVYELPLIKERLVKGLGADNPTLTKIFDIVEANITYFIIRAKVNFIYGIGVSAILFVFDINFAVLWGLLTFALGFIPYLGIIIAAIPPVLVAWAKYGIWGAIAMGLFFVIINTVAESYIFPRLTGKGLQMSVFVVFVSLFVWGWILGPTGFLIGVPLTLIVIKYLENYDETRWLALLMTSEAEEDDTKEKKS
- a CDS encoding drug resistance transporter, EmrB/QacA subfamily (PFAM: Major Facilitator Superfamily~TIGRFAM: drug resistance transporter, EmrB/QacA subfamily), whose product is MSSTQNENYTIKKIKPSKSTTQRILILLLVGGFMSMLNETALNIAFPHIMAQFHISAGTVQWLTTIYVYVSGIVFLISAFLIERFSTRKLFLASMGFLIAGTILAFFSPNFSVLFAGRVIQAIGTGIIVPLVFNTVLILIPPERRGATMGMVTLVVMFAPTIAPVIMGFIMGYVDWHWFFVLVFVCFIVIAIAGISFLTNVTEVGRPKLDFFSVILAAIGFGGVVISLGGMGDNGLSLSVIIPLIVGIISLVIFAIRQLTIEHPILDLRTFKYPFFSMGIIITMTNVMIVFAMVIILPIYLQSALGITSFIASLVLLPGGILNCVLSLVSGRIYDGHGPKLVISSGLAIMCISMVLFSFLSVSTFLTVIVLLLICFFIGTGLVMAANQTHTLGNLPPQSYASGSAIMTTLQQVGGAIGSALFVSFMSFGQNNYLQNLVNPTATQQVQALVSGVDFAFLIGAVVLGVVFVLSLFLKRETPT
- a CDS encoding transcriptional regulator (PFAM: Bacterial regulatory proteins, tetR family), which translates into the protein MGEEINTRERIINAATRLFQLQGYHATGLNQILKESNAPKGSLYYYFPKGKEELALECINLTNVFVEKTIREGLAKIDDPVESIKKSIEQIADNSNSEKDEKHSIKSTKKVSVNLIALETYSSNETLRRACESAYKTWQNVYTEKLVGGGFNKEKAEALGMVIQSMVEGAIIMSLTTESDAPILQIAEQIPFVLNH
- a CDS encoding putative Fe-S oxidoreductase (PFAM: Uncharacterised protein family (UPF0153)), encoding MLRDLLIDKELFKTLREKSLESDEGGVNTTEEVELLEKAVFNKLKKKRSVKKYKKLGVSKGDLKEIIQLADILSLDALGGPSNYELAKEHQEWCTICGLCCRESESIFIHKDELNILLTFNPELEKGIIHNKLYPEHFELKDIRPCKFIDDKTNKCGIYDSRPQVCRSYPLVLIESNGKAKNIINLRYKCNYSVNLILEKSMILFDDAIRRLEEKK
- a CDS encoding putative flavin-nucleotide-binding protein, whose protein sequence is MNKIRYVQRDCKDKEKIEKFLIETRTGVIGMNGDDFPYAVPVNFVWYDGSIFFHGMGSGKKVDLLSSEPPVCFTVYEEYGTVTDPMPCHADTSYMSVMIFGKVEKVVDFEEAASALQRLVEKYTPGYYKKPLTSKLIESYRSSFDDKAVSVYRLTPEDMTAKENQANETELFKNE
- a CDS encoding formate dehydrogenase family accessory protein FdhD (PFAM: FdhD/NarQ family~TIGRFAM: formate dehydrogenase family accessory protein FdhD), with translation MDVNGVDASTGSACSTKKVEPSHVLLAMGLDEEDANGSLRVTLGKENTFEDVDLAVEAIKEAVETLRTPISVSGMTEIVPIQRYSEVSPHNYSGKTSDQPKKPFLTTGEDEIVIDEQVNLIINEKFSRSFSISPEALEEFATGYLLGEGLVASIDGIKKIEIDGLNINMEIDLADFDIKDLVVGSDCFGGWRYKIETINRVESEYTVSSNEIFQVMEKLRDEASVWQNTGGAHVAGMVYHGKFISREDVSRHVAADKVIGAAALENVDFSQAFMVYSGRMPADMMIKLARVGVPIIASNAAPTSSGYSVAFKAGITMIGFLRGNRFNIYTNPQRILIK
- a CDS encoding cysteine desulfurase family protein (PFAM: Aminotransferase class-V), which codes for MTRHPPYKKLVYQDHSATSPLDPEVWGAMEPYFKDYFGSPSTLYLLGRQAKKAMENARKQVASLIGAKPEEVYFTSGGR
- a CDS encoding FeS cluster assembly scaffold protein NifU (PFAM: NifU-like N terminal domain~TIGRFAM: FeS cluster assembly scaffold protein NifU, Clostridium type) encodes the protein MYSEKVMDHFSNPRNVGEIPDASGVGSEGNPVCGDLMTIYIKVEDDVITDIKFKTFGCGAAIATSSMITEMAIGKTLDEALKITRDDVAEELEGLPPVKMHCSNLAADALQAAIEDYKKKQAGESSEDETSE
- a CDS encoding cysteine desulfurase NifS (PFAM: Aminotransferase class-V~TIGRFAM: cysteine desulfurase NifS); this encodes MSYMDHSATSPVKPEVLEAMLPYFTESFGNASTLYALGREARTAMENGRKQVASLIGAKPEEVYFTSGGTESDNIAIKGTASRLKNKGNHIITSDIEHPAVEETCKYLEKNGYTVTYLPVGEEGIVKVSDMEEAITDKTILITVMHANNEIGTIQPIKEIGALAREKGIYFHTDAVQSVGKIPVNVEDMNVDMLSISAHKLYGPKGIGALYIKKGVRVDPLLHGGGHERGMRPGTENVPGIVGLGKACQLAEENLEQNIEYVTSLRDRLIKGVLETIEQSYLNGHPTKRLPNNANFRFSSIEGESLILQLDAKGINASTGSACSSKKLEPSHVLMAIGLKEVDAHGSLRISLGTENTPEDIDYTITAIGEVVERLRSMSPLWCPAKEE
- a CDS encoding homoserine O-acetyltransferase (PFAM: CBS domain; alpha/beta hydrolase fold~TIGRFAM: homoserine O-acetyltransferase), which produces MWDKKMKKESVGVVETKYYNLSEELILDGGDSLKDVTIAYETYGTLNKQKSNAILVCHALSGNAHVAGWHEGDRKPGWWDNIIGPGKCLDTDRYFIICSNVLGGCQGSTGPSSQNPETRKQYALEFPIITIKDMVKAQKKLIDHLQIKQLFSVVGGSMGGMQVLQWCVSYPDMVRSAIPIATTSYSSPQQIAFNEVGRRAIISDPHWNEGNYYEGEFPDSGLSLARMIGHITYLSNESMYEKFGRRLQDKEEYSFDFSTDFEVESYLHYQGDTFTKRFDANSYLYISKAIDYFDLTENGTVSLSEAFKNVKARVLVISVDSDWLYTPAESKEIVMALTANEVDVSYCQIKSSYGHDAFLLEAGQLSYIINGFYSETLVVDVMTLNAATITEDSSIEEAAELMLDEKVTHLPVVSEDYRMLGIVTAWDISKAVALKYDKLDEIMTRDVVTALPQDPIELAARKMRKHNISSLPVVNDHGNVLGLITTDHISTLIAGDKY